The sequence below is a genomic window from Phycisphaerae bacterium.
TACTGGCAGCAGCCCTTGCGGGTGCTGACCTGGTTCGACCCCGATCGCGGAGCGGACGGCAGCACCGCCGTGAAGGTCGTGGAGACGACCAAGATCCAGTTGGTGGCCAACGATGCCGGCTATCTGTTCAAAGATACGCTGGTGACGTGATCGGAGTAGCCACGAAGCCACGAAGGGAAGGAGACGATTGTGGGCACGTATCTGACGGCGCAGGACGTGGTGGATCGGATCGGCAGCGACGCGGCGGCAAGGCTGACCACCGACAGCGGGACCACGCCGAATACGACCAAGATCGACGCGGTGATCACGGAAGCGGAGGGCGAGGCCCACGGGTACCTCGCTCGCCGCTATGCCGTGCCCGTCGATCTCACGTCGCATCCCGACGTGGAGGCCACCCTGCGCGGACACGTCATGGCCCTGACCCTCTACCGACTGTACGCGCTGCGCCCGCCGGTGTCCGAAACACACCGCAACGGACGCAACGACGCCGTGGAATGGCTCAAGGGCGTCGCCAAGGGCGAGATCGTCCTGCCCGCCGCGACGACGCCGGCGAGCCAGACGAGTGACACGCCGGTGGCATCGTGGGGATCGAGCTCGGCGAATGCGAGCCGCGAAACCATTGTGTGAAGAAGGCACGCCCGGCAAGCCGGGTTTACTGAAGGCACGTAGGCACGAAGCCACGAAGGGAATGAGTGAAGATCAGTTCTGTGCATTCCGGCTGACGCCGGAATGAGGAAAGAGAGGAGACGAAGATGAAAGACAAGCCATGGTGGGCGCTCGTTGGGGGTGTCGCGACGGTGGCGCTTCTGATTGTCGGAGCACTGATCGCGGGAGCGGCGCCGCCGCTGGAACGCACGGCGGCATCGCCGGAACCGGCGGCGCAGGCCGCGACCTGCCTGTGCCCGACAATCAGCGACTGGCCGATCTTCACCGAGGGCGGCGGACCGAGGGTCTATCTGACCATCAAGTCCTGCGCGGTGGACGTGGTCGTGCCCAATGCCATCGACAAGACCACGATCATCGCCAACGGCGTGGAACACGTCGTCCGCGTCAACGTGGACTCCGTCGTCGACGATCTCGAAGACAAGGGCGTGACACTGCTGAACTGGACGCGCTACGACGGACCACAGGTCTACATCAACGCCGCGTCGTTTGAATCGATCGAGGGGCTCTACCGGCAGATCGCGCCGGGGCAGTACGCGCAGGACCGCACGCGCATCGTGGCCAACGGCCAGACGATCGTCGTGGCCACCGACGCGGTGGATGTCACCTTCGCCTGGTACGGGGCGCTGCCGCCGTGCCCGGTGGGCAAGTAAACGCATGGCACTGGGCATCAACATCACGGTGACGCGAAGCGGCGACCTGGCGATGTTTCCGCGGACGGCCGACCGCCTGCGGAAACCGCGTAAGTTCCTCGCCGCGGTGGGCGTGCAACTGATGTCCAGCGCCGTCCGGCGACTGCCCGGCGTGCTCTCGACCAGCGACGACGCGGTGCGAACGGGACGCCTGGCGGCGTCGCTGCGCGTCAATGCCAGCGGCGGCGGTTCGGCGAACACGATCTTCCGGCTGACGGACCGAAGCGTGACGGTGGGCAGCAACCTGCCTTACGCGGCGCAGGTGCACTACGGCGGAACGATTTACCCGAACCAGGCCGACGCCCTGGCGATCCCGCTGGTGCCGCAACTCAAGCGGCAGGACATCAGCCCCAGCCAGCACCCGGAGAAAGAACGCATCTTCTTTCGCCGCCACGAGGGCGGGAAGCCGAACGTCTTCGGACTGCTCTTCCTGGCACCGAAGAGCAAGCGCGGCAAGCCGCGACTGCTCTACGCCCTGGCTTACCTGGTGCAGCAGCGGGCCAGGCCGTTTCTGTACGCGGATGACAACGACAAGCGGACGATCGCGGAGGAGATATTCCCGAAGTTCCTCGCCCCGTGAGGGCGAGGATCTTCGGGAAGGCAATGGGCAATAGGCAGTAGGAAGAGAAGACCATGGCGCATGATGGGTCGCTGGCGTCGCAGCTCGAAGACTGGATCGTGGCGCGGCTGAAGAGCCTGACCTACAGCGGTCCACTGTTCGAGCCGGAGAGCGTCACGCCGTGGGACGGCACGGAGAAGGAATCGGTCGAGGACTTCTCCAACGAGTTCATGGCCGGCCGGCGGGACACGGCGGCGGCGGTGTACTTCCTGGAAGACGCCATCCAGCCACTGGAGGCGGGCAAGATCGAAGTGGTGGGAACGTACGTGATTCTCACGGCGACACGCAACGAGCGGCCCGGCGAAGGGCGGCGAGGTACGGCCGCGCGAGCGGGCACCAACCGCATCCGCGACCTGGTCCGCTACGGACTGCATGACCAGCGGCCGACCGTCGCCGGCGACCTGATCAACGACGCGGTCTATTGCGTGGACCGGTTGGAGTGGGCGGGAAGTGCCATCGTGCTGGCACGAAAGACGGTGACCATCCAGCGGCACCTGGTGCTGGCGCACGAGATGCCACTTACAGAGTAGGCAACAGGCACCCGCACAGCGGGTTCACCGGGGCAATAGGCAACAGGAAGAGAAGAGCCATGGCGAATAAACGGGTGTTCCATGAGGTCAACGGGCTGGTGATCAACGGCGTCACCGTGGCCGGGGCGACGCAGATCAGCGTCACCGAGGACTTCGTCACCAACATCGACCCGGAGTACACCGGCGGGGCGGGACCCTCGGGGCGGGTGCATGACGCCTGCCGCACACGCACGCAGGTGCGCACGACGGACGTCGTCGCGGCGATCGCGGCGCTGATCGCGGCGCCGACCACGGGGGTGTGGTACGGACGCGAGTCGGGCGCGACCACGAGCCTCAAGAGCACGCTGAAAAGCCCCCGGGCGTTCGCCCTGGCCATCGAGCTCGCCAAGGCGCAACTGGGCGCGGCCACGCTGGACTTCTCCAGCGTCTTCGGCGCGGCGGAAACGCACGCCGACGTGCTCGCCGTCCTCGCGGCGCAGACGAACCCCAACCCGCAACTGCCCAACCGGGTGCTGCGCATCCAGTCGTGTGTGCACGGCGAGGATCCCAACGACCTGGACATCCTCCACGTGGAGTCGCTGTCGCTGCGCGTGCAGGCCAAGGGCGGGAGCCCGCTGGAAGATTACGGCGATGACGACACGGGCATCAGCGTGGTGGAGATCCCGGAATGGGACCTGCCGCAGGTGAGCCTCACCATCCGCGACAGCAAGGAGGTCGCCGCCGAAGGCGTAGACCTCTCGGTCAAGCTGCTGGAACACGGGCAGCACGATCTGATCGTCACCTGCCAGCCGGTGGCGGTGCTGGCCAGCGCCGTGCTCACCATCCGCAACGTAACCTTCCACAGCCGTCAGAAGACCGGCGGCGAAGGCTGGACGGGACACACGCTGCAAGGCACGGCGGGATGGCTCGACGCCGACGGCACGACCTGGCGGACGATCGACAACGCCACGCCGGCCCTGCGGCTGGTGAACTGGGCGACGTCGTAGCAGGCACGAAGGCACGTAGGGAAGAGAAGAGAGGATGCCGGAGCAGGATCTGAAACTCACGGCGGGCGTGCAGGGCTTCGCGGAGAGCGCGCAGCGCATCGAAGCGCTGTCGGCACAGATCGATAAGCTCCGCGCATCCATCGTGCAGATGCAGGACGCCCAGCGCAACGCGCCTTCCGACCCACTCTTTGCCGAGAGCGGCGCGGCAGCGCGACGGCAGGCTGCGGAGGCGGAAGCGGCGGCGACCCGGGAGCTCTCCGAGGCGGAGGCCCAGCGGTTCGCGGAGATGTCCCGTGCCGGTGCGATTCTCGATGAGTACCTCGCCGGACAGGATGCGCAGCGGGAATCCACACGGAAGAATATCGCAGCGGACAGCGACTACGTCAGTGTTCTTCGCCAGGTCAACCCGGCGCTCGGTCAAATCGCAGAGACCTTCATCAACGTCAGCCGGATCGCCGGGGACCTGGCGAGCCAGAATATCGACGCGTCGAAGACCTACGACACGTTGAAGACGGCGATCCTGGGGAACGTGGGCGCACTCAAGCTGTTCGGCGCAGGGGCGCTGGTGGCCGTGGGCATCTACGCCATCGCCGCCGCCGTGCGGCGCATGCGCGAGGAGTTCGAGGCGGCCACGAAGGCCATTCGAGACCAGACGGAAGAGGCCACGACGCTGGCCCAAAAGCAGGCCGAACTCCAGCAGTCGATCGAGAACCTCTCCGACACGCGCCGCGAGGGCGGGTTCACGGCCGACGAAGCCCGGGCGGCGGCCAACCAGGCGCGGCGTCTGCGTGAGCGACTTCCCTTTCTTTCCGAGGATGCGGCATCGCAAGCGGCGACCTTCGGCGCGGGCCGATCGACCGAAGAGGTCGAACGGATTGCCGTGGCCATCCAGAGCGGCCGGCTGCAACTGGACGGCGGACTGCGGCCGGAGACGCGCGAGCGACGCATTGAGGCGGCATTGGAGCGGTTCGCGGAAGAGATCGCGCGGACAATCGCGCGGGAACGCAACCAGGCCGCAGAGGAAACAACGGCGGCACGCGGCCAGTTGGGACGCGTCGGGGGGAGCGACGAAGAGCTTCGACGGGTCGCGTCGCGGTTCACAGAGGGCACGGGGCTGGACCCGGCCCTGATTGCGACGATCGCGAAGGTGGTGGGTGAAGTTCAGAAGGGGGCCATCGAAATCTACGGGAGCAACTTGTTCCCCAGCGAAGAACGCCAGGCCCGCAATCGCTTGAAGGATCAGGGAATCGAGATCGATCGCCCGCTCACCCAGCAGGAGGTCGACGTTGCCCGGCAGGTGCGGGAGTACCTCGTCGGTCCGGCGGCTGAACGGCAGGCCGAGGCGGCGAAAGAGATGAGCGCGGCGGCGGAGGCCATGCGCAATGCTGTCGAGAATATGCGACCCGGCGCTACGACGAATTACTACGACCAGCGCGGCGGGCGGATCGTGAATCCGTCGTCGCATGCCAGGCAACGCAGCAACGGCGAAACGGCCATCGAGGGAGCACGGTAATTGGCGAACGGGCATCCACAGTACGGCGGAACGAACGGCGTGGCGGTGCTGGACCTGGGCCAGCCGGGCGGCACCCGCTTCGCTTCCAACCACGCGCGGTTCACGGTGCGCGTGCAGCGCGATCCGATGCGCGTGCGCACGGTGGAGCACGCCATGGCCCAACTGGCGGGCAAGTTCCAGGATAACCTGGGCTACGACGGCCAGGAGGTCCGGTGGAGCGGCACCATCGTGGCCACGACCACGACGTTCCTCAATGCCATCCTCGCCGACCTGGACGCCAAGATCACCGGACACCGACGCGCCGCCAGCGGGCTGCTCCTGCCCGCCGACCTTAACGAGATCCGCGAGACGAAGCTGACGGACTTCGACGGCACGGTGATCAGCGACCGGGCACGCATCCGCTCGTGGACGCCGCGCGGCGAGCGCAGCGGGCAGGGGAAGATACTGACGCTGGAGGTCGTCTTCATCGCCCTTGTGTAGGGCGATGAAGCAGGCAACAGGCAATGGGCAATAGAGGAAGGCAACAGGCAACAGGCAATAGGCAATAGGGAGAAGGGTGACCATGGGGCAGCCGGTGGCAGGAAACAAGGTGAGTCCGACGCGTCGGCCCGATCCGGGCCGGCGGACGACGGACACGCACCTGGCGGGTCCGCCCACGGACTACGCGGGGCGGCCCATCGCCACCAGCCTGCTGCTGGAAACGGACTACGCCTCGGATGCGTTCGTGCCCGCGCCGGAGACGATGCGCTGGGAGTCGTTCTCGGAGGGCATGGACGGCGCGGAGACCACGCTGCGGATCAGCGGCGGACTCTCGGCGGAGAAGCTGACGGGCGCGGGACTGATCGGCGACGGACACTTCTCCCAGGTGCTCGAACAACTGGACCCGGCGCGACGCGTGCGCGTGATTCGCGGCGCGGGCGGCGGCGAGCCGCTGCCCATCTTCGAAGGCTTCCCCAACTACGCCACGGTGCAGTGGTCGGCGCGTGACCAGCGCTTCGACGTGGGCTGCACATCGACGGCCGACGAGCTCCTCGACAGCCATCCCGACGCGCAACTGCTGGGGCGGACCATGCGGCGCCGGCCCGAGTCGATCGCCGCGTGGCAGGCCGATGCCCCGGACATGCTCACGGTCGACGCCTTGGCCCTGGCGTACAACGCGGACGGCAAGCCCAACCGCGCCGCCGAGACGCTGCCCATCGAGACGAGCGCGGGCACGTTCAACATCTACCTGCACACGGAAGACGACGGCGACGGCGCGGGCTACTGGAACTACGCGGCGGCGCTGACCAACCTGCTCGTGCTGCACGTCCTGCGCAAGGGACTTTCCGTCAGCGTGGTCGAGGCGCTCAACGACCTCGCGGACCTGCAATCCATCGGACACGCGGCGCAGTCGCCGGACCCGTTTACACGGAGACTGACGGCGCGGGTCGCCTCGGTGACCTGCCGGGCGGTGACGATCAAGGAAGCCCTGGCCCTGCTGTGCCACGCGGCCGGCATCCACTACCACCTGCCCATCCGCTGGGACCGGGCGACGAAGCGGCCCGCGTACTGGCTGCGCCTCCTGGCCACGCTGCGCACCGACGCCGAAGAGCGGGCCACGCCGCCGCGCTTCTCCATCGGTCCGCGCGTGGATGATCTGCCGCGCCTGGCGCCGCTGACGGACACCGCGTCGGACCAGGCAGACGAAGTGGCCGAGGACGCACGGGCGGCGTTCGACGCGGTGATCACCCGCGACAACCGCATGATCACGCGGCCGACGCTGGCCGGCGACGTGCAGCGTTTCGAGGTAACCCTGCTGCTGCGCCCCGGATGGCGGCCCATCGCCAGCCTCGACAACATCAACGACTCGGCCGCATTCGATGCGGAGATGACCTTCTGGCGAAACCAGTTCGATCCGGAGTTCGACGAGGAGACGGGCAAGCCGCTCTCCATCTATCACCAGCAACACCCACAGTTTCACACCGTACGCGACGTGGGCCGGCTGTGGATCTTCCCCGACACCGACCGCTATCCCGGCAACGTATTCGCACGTATCAACGGCGACCTGGTCGGTCCCGGTTTCGGCTTCGATGCGGCGCTCTACAGCCCGTTCAGCGGACAGACGCAGGGCGACAGCGTGCTCACCTACTTCGATGCGGACATCGGGGGAAACATCCCCCTGCTGTACGCCGCCAAGTGGGTCATGCGGCCTCGGCCGTTTACCAACACGATCGGCCGCGAGGGACCCACCGACGAACGCAGCCCCATCGTGCGTTTCTGCTTCGACTGCGCCGATCCGCGCACGGCGCTGGCCACGGGCACGTGG
It includes:
- a CDS encoding DUF1320 domain-containing protein, translated to MGTYLTAQDVVDRIGSDAAARLTTDSGTTPNTTKIDAVITEAEGEAHGYLARRYAVPVDLTSHPDVEATLRGHVMALTLYRLYALRPPVSETHRNGRNDAVEWLKGVAKGEIVLPAATTPASQTSDTPVASWGSSSANASRETIV